In Patescibacteria group bacterium, the following are encoded in one genomic region:
- the pyrF gene encoding orotidine-5'-phosphate decarboxylase, with product MKISDSHWLTPLEQDEVCTELLRFDLIKWDNKRQLPLKSGGKTDVYINLREARSNPEALLWLSNVYSNPLRRLKPDRFVEVPDSVSCLAGVLAVQTGIPYITIREEAKQGRVAKAKVIGEANYNDLVCVIDDVITTGGSASMPYEECLASGLEILPMVVLVDRQEGWKKTFAAKNIPMEVWSGMTLHDVRKYLITHNIMQRCDPALEEKNPLIIALDGMDWETALSIMDPLRTSGCIFKVNNLLLNTGIASLIPNLQVYGRVMADLKIHDIKNTADNIVKDLQENPPWAVTVHGTGGDEMIKTVVDGLKDTPTKVLVVTVLTSIDEKTGIEIYNRLPREEVKILAAIAKRAGAHGLVCSPEEVKELREIYSDMTLVTPGIRSSEVGKDDQKRTGTPAQTIADGSNHLVMGRQITQAKDPVAEVKRLLTEELQITI from the coding sequence ATGAAAATTTCTGATTCACATTGGCTAACGCCATTAGAACAAGATGAAGTTTGTACAGAGCTACTTCGCTTTGACCTGATTAAGTGGGACAATAAAAGGCAACTCCCACTTAAAAGTGGTGGCAAAACAGATGTCTATATTAATCTAAGAGAGGCAAGGAGCAATCCCGAGGCATTACTATGGCTCAGCAATGTCTATAGCAATCCCTTGAGACGTTTAAAACCTGACCGTTTTGTGGAGGTACCAGACTCGGTAAGTTGCCTCGCAGGAGTACTTGCGGTTCAAACTGGCATTCCCTATATAACAATAAGAGAGGAAGCAAAACAAGGAAGGGTCGCCAAAGCAAAAGTGATAGGAGAGGCTAATTACAATGATCTCGTGTGTGTCATTGATGATGTAATTACTACCGGCGGCTCGGCTAGTATGCCCTACGAGGAATGTTTGGCTAGCGGTCTTGAAATTCTGCCGATGGTAGTTCTGGTGGACCGCCAGGAGGGATGGAAAAAAACATTTGCTGCTAAGAATATCCCAATGGAGGTTTGGTCTGGGATGACGCTCCACGATGTGCGTAAGTATTTAATCACGCACAATATTATGCAGCGCTGTGATCCTGCTCTAGAGGAAAAAAATCCGCTCATTATCGCTTTGGACGGAATGGACTGGGAAACCGCCTTGAGTATTATGGATCCCTTGCGCACAAGTGGGTGCATTTTCAAGGTGAACAACCTACTGCTCAACACTGGAATAGCCAGCCTTATTCCTAACCTTCAGGTTTATGGAAGGGTGATGGCGGATCTTAAAATCCACGACATCAAGAATACTGCAGATAATATCGTAAAAGATTTACAGGAAAATCCTCCTTGGGCAGTCACTGTCCATGGTACAGGCGGAGATGAGATGATTAAAACGGTAGTGGACGGTCTTAAAGATACTCCGACAAAAGTGCTTGTGGTCACCGTTCTTACCTCCATAGACGAAAAAACCGGTATAGAAATATACAATCGGTTACCTCGAGAAGAAGTAAAAATACTAGCCGCGATTGCTAAACGCGCCGGGGCTCACGGCTTAGTTTGCTCACCCGAAGAAGTGAAAGAATTAAGAGAAATCTACTCTGATATGACACTGGTAACGCCGGGCATCCGATCGTCAGAGGTCGGCAAAGATGATCAAAAAAGAACGGGCACGCCCGCTCAAACGATCGCTGACGGCTCAAATCATCTGGTGATGGGCAGACAAATTACTCAAGCCAAAGATCCCGTAGCGGAAGTAAAGCGGCTGCTCACAGAAGAATTGCAAATTACTATTTAA
- a CDS encoding dihydroorotate dehydrogenase → MASSNGVNLTVNIGDIELKNPVMPASGTFGYGKEFTDLVDLNTLGAIITKGITLEPRDGADQPRLCEIPQGMINRIGLQNPGVKKFVAEKMPFLRTLKPPIIVNICGSTVEEYQKLAKILDVVEGIAAIEINISCPNTERGGMAFGQNPRTAFEVVSAVREATSLPLITKLTPAVASIVQIAEAAAEAGTNALSAINTIPALGFVNGKIILGGQSGPSIKPIALRFIYELARAKLGVPLIGCGGIMTWQDAVEFLIVGAQAVEIGTATFTNSKTMEEVIKGLENYLQEQGIKDINEIIGTALS, encoded by the coding sequence ATGGCTTCCTCTAACGGGGTAAATCTTACTGTGAATATCGGCGATATAGAACTAAAAAATCCAGTGATGCCGGCTTCGGGCACGTTTGGCTACGGCAAAGAATTTACTGATCTTGTGGATCTCAATACTCTGGGCGCCATAATTACAAAAGGAATTACTTTAGAACCAAGAGATGGCGCGGATCAACCTCGGCTCTGTGAAATACCTCAAGGTATGATCAACCGTATCGGTCTGCAAAACCCGGGGGTCAAAAAATTCGTTGCTGAAAAGATGCCCTTCTTAAGAACTCTAAAGCCGCCGATTATTGTCAATATCTGCGGCAGTACGGTGGAAGAGTATCAAAAACTAGCAAAAATCCTTGATGTGGTGGAAGGCATCGCCGCAATAGAAATAAACATTTCGTGCCCGAACACGGAAAGAGGCGGAATGGCTTTTGGTCAAAACCCGAGAACGGCTTTTGAAGTAGTAAGCGCGGTAAGAGAGGCAACTTCTTTGCCTCTTATTACGAAACTCACTCCCGCGGTTGCCTCAATTGTCCAAATCGCCGAAGCCGCCGCAGAAGCAGGGACCAATGCTCTCTCGGCTATTAACACCATACCCGCTTTAGGATTTGTGAATGGCAAAATCATTCTTGGCGGTCAATCTGGACCAAGTATTAAGCCCATCGCCCTGCGGTTTATCTATGAATTAGCGCGAGCGAAGCTAGGAGTGCCGCTTATCGGCTGCGGCGGGATTATGACTTGGCAAGATGCAGTAGAGTTTTTAATAGTTGGCGCCCAAGCAGTAGAAATCGGCACTGCCACTTTTACAAATTCAAAGACGATGGAGGAGGTGATTAAAGGATTAGAAAATTACTTGCAGGAACAAGGGATCAAAGACATTAACGAAATTATCGGTACGGCATTGAGTTGA
- a CDS encoding histidine phosphatase family protein, whose protein sequence is MRIYLIRHGESESDVKNLFGGDYDDHLTERGKEQAEALAKKLTDKKIEIIFRSPYLRASETAKILKNTLGIPIKTIKDLRERNNYGFLTGMNKGEAIQKYPKEIELLKDYRNAIKGAETYARFKERVIRTWQKIATMNYNTIAIITHGGPIRCVLREIIKTGELAHLGDCAILELEKRAGKFSLVKIENAELKHK, encoded by the coding sequence ATGCGAATTTATTTAATCCGTCATGGTGAGAGTGAATCTGATGTTAAAAATCTTTTTGGGGGCGATTATGACGATCATCTGACAGAAAGGGGTAAAGAGCAAGCCGAAGCATTGGCTAAAAAACTTACAGACAAAAAAATTGAAATCATTTTCAGAAGCCCTTACTTGCGCGCTAGCGAAACCGCCAAGATTCTAAAAAATACTTTAGGAATTCCAATAAAAACTATTAAGGACCTCCGCGAAAGAAATAACTATGGTTTTTTAACGGGAATGAACAAGGGAGAAGCAATTCAAAAGTACCCTAAAGAAATAGAGCTTCTAAAAGATTATCGCAACGCCATCAAAGGTGCCGAGACCTATGCCCGCTTTAAAGAAAGAGTGATCAGAACTTGGCAAAAAATTGCAACGATGAATTATAATACCATTGCTATTATCACTCACGGCGGCCCTATCCGTTGCGTTCTGCGAGAAATTATCAAAACAGGTGAATTGGCGCATCTTGGAGATTGTGCTATATTAGAATTAGAAAAACGGGCAGGAAAATTTTCTCTTGTAAAAATAGAAAACGCGGAATTAAAACACAAATGA
- the surE gene encoding 5'/3'-nucleotidase SurE, with protein MKIKNILITGDDGYNSIGTKLLVHFLKDQYKLTIAGTKKQQSGVGGKLTFDQKVRWGETTVNGIKAIWVDGTPCDAVEFAWNYFKEIFDLVISGINLGANVTGAIMSSGTYAAAFRALNLPIAKKGLAVSWNCPPERWYENGDLKMDLESYLEYPGQKVKKIIDLVLKNNFWGYELLNINLPLLKSNEVKFTKPLPSVTDFYSCSVNINHKEHYYIHPSAVTVASKEKSVEFDGNAIRKGYISITPCQTTFSEEDVCLKLKNFTIEL; from the coding sequence ATGAAAATTAAAAACATCTTGATTACCGGCGATGACGGGTATAATTCCATCGGTACGAAACTTCTGGTTCATTTTCTAAAAGACCAATATAAACTCACGATAGCAGGCACCAAAAAACAGCAAAGCGGCGTAGGAGGCAAGCTAACCTTTGATCAAAAAGTGCGATGGGGCGAAACTACGGTCAATGGTATAAAAGCGATTTGGGTTGACGGCACTCCTTGCGACGCGGTGGAATTTGCCTGGAATTATTTTAAAGAAATATTTGATTTAGTGATTTCAGGGATTAATTTAGGAGCCAATGTGACCGGAGCCATAATGTCCTCCGGCACTTATGCCGCCGCCTTCCGCGCCCTAAATTTGCCAATAGCGAAAAAGGGGCTGGCAGTAAGCTGGAACTGTCCGCCCGAACGTTGGTATGAAAATGGCGATCTTAAAATGGATCTTGAATCCTATCTCGAGTACCCAGGACAAAAAGTAAAAAAGATTATTGATTTGGTTTTGAAAAATAATTTCTGGGGCTATGAATTATTGAATATCAATCTGCCGCTCTTAAAAAGTAACGAAGTAAAATTTACCAAACCCTTGCCTTCGGTAACCGATTTTTATTCTTGCTCTGTCAATATTAATCACAAAGAGCATTATTATATCCATCCTTCAGCAGTCACGGTCGCGAGCAAAGAAAAAAGTGTGGAATTTGACGGCAACGCGATTAGAAAAGGATATATCTCCATCACCCCTTGCCAAACAACCTTTTCAGAAGAAGATGTCTGTTTAAAACTCAAAAATTTCACTATTGAATTATAA
- a CDS encoding NUDIX domain-containing protein has protein sequence MKTSKQIVKITGVIGIIENERGEILISQRFNPEVPKAHLKWDVPGGKIETGETSRQALLREIAEETGLNVKILKKLKKPISAIWEHQDYILHITLHAYHCHFVNGKLHLNDPKIHDLKWIKKSEIANFDFLPTTKSFLSLIKP, from the coding sequence ATGAAAACCTCAAAACAAATCGTGAAAATAACCGGTGTGATTGGGATTATTGAAAATGAAAGAGGGGAGATTTTAATTAGCCAACGGTTTAATCCCGAAGTGCCCAAAGCCCATCTAAAGTGGGATGTGCCCGGCGGCAAGATAGAAACAGGCGAAACATCAAGGCAGGCGCTTTTGCGGGAAATCGCGGAGGAGACAGGGCTTAATGTGAAAATTTTAAAAAAGTTAAAAAAACCCATCTCTGCCATTTGGGAACATCAGGATTATATTTTGCACATTACGCTTCACGCCTACCACTGCCATTTCGTAAATGGCAAACTACACCTTAATGATCCTAAAATCCATGACTTGAAATGGATTAAAAAATCCGAAATTGCCAATTTTGATTTTCTACCTACCACGAAATCATTCCTTAGTCTTATTAAACCTTAA
- a CDS encoding flavodoxin family protein, producing the protein MPKFLLISGSPRYGNTEFILKKIFQGLKTKSKRLILLRIQKITHCKGCLACDKSNQCALHDDMDTLYKLMTWADIYVIGTPNYFDNVPGLLKNFIDRTNPFYETDVLAGKRIFSIVVGGGKIKNSQRVAGEALQYFASAHKIKTEKAYYFQALKNNEVKNSAEANKKIGKIIQKLNGLN; encoded by the coding sequence ATGCCTAAATTTCTCTTAATCTCTGGCAGTCCGCGGTACGGCAATACAGAATTTATTTTGAAAAAAATTTTTCAAGGTCTTAAAACTAAAAGCAAAAGATTGATTTTATTAAGGATTCAAAAAATCACCCATTGCAAAGGTTGTCTCGCCTGCGACAAGAGCAATCAATGCGCGCTTCACGATGATATGGATACACTTTATAAACTAATGACTTGGGCAGATATTTATGTGATTGGGACGCCGAATTATTTTGACAATGTCCCTGGACTCTTAAAAAATTTTATAGACCGCACTAATCCTTTTTATGAAACTGACGTGCTGGCAGGAAAAAGAATATTCTCTATTGTTGTGGGCGGCGGTAAGATTAAAAATTCACAAAGAGTAGCAGGGGAAGCTCTGCAATATTTCGCCTCCGCGCATAAAATAAAAACGGAAAAAGCATACTATTTCCAAGCCTTAAAAAATAATGAAGTTAAAAATAGCGCGGAAGCAAATAAAAAGATAGGGAAAATTATTCAAAAATTAAATGGCTTAAATTGA
- a CDS encoding glycosyltransferase family 2 protein — MKLSIIIPVFNEENTIAKILEKVQQASSLNYEKEIIIIDDGSSDRTLTILKTLKNQLPLRLIHHSKNLGKGRAIRTALNKAEGSLILIQDADLEYDPEDYKVLLRSRNKDTPVVYGSRNLKPKQEGYLCCSLGVQILTGITNLLFRAKLTDIYTCYKLLPLTLARSLNLRTNGFEIEAEITAKILKRGIKIKEIPIHYYPRTFAQGKKIRFQDGLKGLWTILKCRL, encoded by the coding sequence ATGAAACTCTCTATTATCATTCCTGTTTTTAATGAAGAAAATACGATTGCTAAAATTTTAGAAAAGGTCCAGCAAGCATCTTCTTTAAATTATGAAAAAGAAATTATTATTATTGATGATGGCTCTTCTGACCGCACATTAACAATATTAAAAACACTCAAAAATCAATTGCCTTTGCGCTTAATCCATCATTCCAAGAATCTAGGCAAAGGAAGGGCAATCAGAACCGCGTTGAATAAAGCGGAGGGCAGTCTCATTCTTATTCAAGATGCGGATTTAGAATATGACCCTGAAGATTATAAAGTGCTATTGCGATCTCGGAATAAAGACACGCCTGTAGTTTATGGCTCTCGCAATTTAAAACCAAAACAAGAAGGCTATCTGTGCTGCTCTTTAGGAGTGCAAATTCTAACTGGCATTACCAATCTTCTTTTTCGCGCAAAGTTAACGGATATCTACACGTGTTATAAGCTGCTGCCCCTTACTTTAGCGCGCTCCCTAAATCTGCGAACAAATGGTTTTGAGATAGAAGCGGAAATCACGGCAAAAATATTAAAAAGGGGAATCAAAATTAAAGAGATACCTATTCATTACTATCCGCGCACCTTTGCCCAAGGCAAAAAAATTCGTTTCCAGGATGGTCTAAAGGGTTTATGGACGATTCTAAAATGTCGGCTTTAA
- a CDS encoding glycosyltransferase family 39 protein, with product MPKIKKLLNNLSSRVKDLKLRIIKNKPLLGLLACLVLAALFIFDHLGARALWLDEAAVAKIIALPFPQIYSRAVMDGHPLFYIYIMKIWSLIWGNSETALRGFSACMALVLIGFIFKVAKEIFQSPKAGLLASILASTSYFLLWFGAQTRPYTLAAFLGLASFYFFWKITRESEAPRAHRAASRDKISAYIFYLLSTLAGIYTHPWIFLILASQILSLFIFRLKKYPLPFKKILGTICLILLLIVPNILIIIHQSQMGVNAWISKVKIEILGQSFKYFTFGVFWPYLIFAIIAGFYIFFLRELQISCPKLDEKHLTRDHQLKTVVWTSLVLYFIFPLIAAFAVSKFKPIYVAGRYEIIVLPAFLLLLAYFFAQIRSRFLLAILTITLVIFAAKKVVAEQDLIRQYQSTDKTISLSLLNRLRDQDMVIATDLSGATFDYYFSRENQGKKKFSLFYYPAEMGIHTGWKNLKDMLKKENKYAQEAEDLVQQLKTQSVSGRKIWVLYKTDNPLNEILRQKLQANFRLMEIEEPAPPRAPSWLDVILIFEAK from the coding sequence ATGCCCAAAATCAAAAAGTTATTGAACAATTTGTCCTCCCGCGTGAAAGATTTAAAATTGAGAATAATAAAAAATAAGCCTCTTTTAGGCTTGCTCGCCTGCCTTGTCCTGGCTGCGCTTTTTATTTTTGACCACCTCGGCGCAAGGGCTCTCTGGCTGGATGAAGCGGCGGTAGCCAAAATTATCGCGCTGCCTTTTCCTCAAATTTACAGCCGAGCAGTTATGGATGGCCACCCTCTTTTTTACATCTATATAATGAAAATTTGGAGTTTGATCTGGGGAAATAGTGAGACGGCTTTGCGCGGCTTCTCCGCCTGTATGGCTTTGGTTTTAATCGGGTTCATTTTTAAAGTCGCCAAGGAAATTTTTCAAAGTCCAAAAGCAGGCCTGCTGGCCAGTATCCTCGCTAGCACCAGCTATTTCCTGCTCTGGTTTGGCGCCCAAACTCGACCCTACACTCTCGCTGCTTTTTTAGGCCTTGCCTCTTTTTACTTTTTTTGGAAAATCACGCGCGAAAGTGAAGCTCCACGAGCTCATAGGGCGGCGAGCAGGGATAAAATTTCCGCTTACATTTTTTATCTTCTTTCCACGCTTGCCGGCATCTATACCCATCCTTGGATTTTTTTAATTCTGGCTAGTCAAATTTTAAGCCTTTTTATTTTTCGTCTCAAAAAATATCCTTTGCCTTTTAAAAAAATCTTGGGAACAATATGCCTGATCCTGTTATTAATTGTGCCGAATATTCTAATCATCATCCATCAAAGCCAAATGGGAGTAAATGCCTGGATAAGTAAAGTAAAAATTGAAATTTTAGGGCAAAGTTTTAAATATTTCACCTTCGGTGTTTTTTGGCCTTACCTTATTTTTGCGATTATTGCAGGTTTTTATATATTTTTTCTGCGGGAACTCCAAATATCCTGCCCGAAGTTAGACGAGAAGCATCTTACTCGCGACCATCAGCTAAAAACCGTAGTATGGACCAGTCTCGTCCTATATTTTATTTTTCCCTTAATCGCGGCCTTCGCTGTTTCAAAGTTTAAACCTATTTATGTGGCGGGACGCTATGAAATAATTGTCTTGCCTGCCTTTCTTTTACTCTTAGCTTATTTCTTTGCCCAAATCAGAAGCCGTTTCCTGCTTGCGATTTTAACCATTACTCTTGTAATCTTTGCTGCCAAAAAAGTGGTAGCAGAACAAGATCTTATTCGCCAATATCAAAGCACGGACAAAACCATAAGCCTCTCTTTACTCAACCGCTTACGTGATCAGGATATGGTTATTGCCACAGACCTGTCCGGTGCCACTTTTGATTATTATTTCAGCCGCGAGAATCAAGGCAAAAAAAAATTCAGTTTGTTTTACTATCCCGCGGAGATGGGCATTCATACTGGTTGGAAAAATCTGAAGGATATGCTCAAGAAAGAAAACAAATATGCGCAAGAGGCGGAAGATTTAGTCCAGCAGCTAAAAACGCAAAGTGTGTCCGGTCGCAAGATTTGGGTACTCTATAAAACAGATAATCCCCTGAATGAAATCTTGCGCCAAAAATTACAAGCTAACTTTCGTCTAATGGAAATTGAGGAGCCTGCGCCGCCGCGCGCGCCTTCTTGGCTGGATGTGATTTTGATTTTTGAGGCTAAATAA
- a CDS encoding exodeoxyribonuclease III, with protein sequence MGWLTRSRADIVCLQEIKAQKDQIPPDLFTPADYLVYVNPARRKGYAGTLVYTKQKPNKINTKMGLKKFDEEGRILELHYPGFVLINLYLPHGGRQKENLDYKLQVYQCLLRRLKRLKDKKVVLIGDFNIAHQEIDLARPKDNQNNTMFTSLERKQIDKIIALGFTDTFRKLHREKGGHYTWWPYFYNARSRNLGWRIDYAFISKPLAPHLKKAFILPKVMGSDHCPIGIEI encoded by the coding sequence TTGGGGTGGCTAACCCGAAGCCGAGCGGATATTGTTTGCTTGCAGGAAATTAAAGCCCAAAAAGATCAAATCCCCCCGGATTTGTTTACCCCCGCCGATTACCTCGTCTATGTCAATCCCGCGCGCCGCAAAGGCTATGCCGGTACTCTTGTTTATACCAAACAAAAGCCGAACAAGATAAATACAAAGATGGGATTAAAAAAATTCGATGAGGAGGGGAGAATACTTGAATTGCATTATCCGGGGTTTGTTTTGATTAATCTATATCTCCCCCACGGCGGAAGACAAAAAGAAAATTTGGATTACAAGCTTCAGGTCTATCAATGCCTTTTGCGGCGTCTAAAACGACTAAAGGATAAAAAGGTGGTCTTGATTGGCGATTTTAATATCGCGCATCAAGAAATTGACCTTGCCCGACCTAAAGACAACCAAAATAATACTATGTTCACGAGCCTGGAGCGAAAACAGATAGATAAAATCATCGCTCTAGGTTTTACAGACACTTTCCGTAAACTTCATCGCGAGAAAGGCGGCCATTATACTTGGTGGCCCTATTTTTATAACGCCCGTTCTCGCAACCTAGGCTGGCGGATTGATTACGCCTTCATCTCTAAGCCGCTTGCTCCGCATTTAAAAAAAGCTTTCATCCTTCCTAAAGTAATGGGTTCGGATCATTGCCCAATAGGGATAGAGATATAA
- a CDS encoding HAD family hydrolase yields the protein MPQTTNKQKLNWLFFDVGGVLIDKTRYENWLIKNMLTILQRYHQEITPIALLGASIKASGKTGSLVLNTFQIILKNQKKAERAYEELKAKRAEEKMEYYQITPIRPEALPVVQKLSSRFRLGIIANQATEIKEKLSGGALLSYFQYVGISEEYNLFKPDPIFFQTVLRDAKAKPEESAMIDDNIERSLATAKKLGMTTVFYNLDQREEIPKNTIDFTIYSLKDLLKIFKG from the coding sequence GTGCCCCAAACAACTAATAAACAAAAATTAAACTGGCTCTTCTTTGATGTAGGCGGTGTTTTGATAGACAAAACTCGCTATGAGAACTGGCTTATAAAAAATATGCTAACGATTTTGCAACGTTATCACCAAGAAATTACGCCTATTGCACTCCTCGGAGCTAGTATCAAAGCAAGTGGGAAAACAGGTAGTTTAGTCCTAAATACTTTCCAAATAATATTAAAAAACCAAAAGAAAGCCGAGAGAGCTTACGAGGAGCTTAAAGCCAAGCGAGCCGAGGAGAAAATGGAATATTATCAAATTACGCCCATCCGACCCGAAGCCCTCCCTGTGGTGCAAAAATTATCTTCTCGCTTTCGTCTCGGAATCATTGCCAATCAAGCAACGGAAATAAAAGAAAAATTATCAGGAGGAGCACTATTATCCTATTTTCAGTATGTAGGCATCTCGGAAGAATATAATTTATTCAAGCCCGACCCTATTTTTTTTCAAACTGTCTTGCGCGACGCAAAAGCCAAACCCGAAGAATCGGCAATGATTGACGATAATATAGAAAGGAGTTTAGCCACTGCCAAAAAATTAGGAATGACAACTGTATTTTATAACTTGGACCAGCGCGAAGAAATTCCAAAAAATACTATTGATTTTACGATTTATTCTTTAAAAGATTTATTGAAAATTTTTAAGGGATAA
- the ychF gene encoding redox-regulated ATPase YchF, translating into MTIIKLSLSIGIVGLPNVGKSTLFQTLTKKEVDRANYPFCTIDPNVGVVVVPDERVDKLANLTHSAKKIYTTIEFVDIAGLVAGAHKGEGLGNQFLAHIREVDAIIYILRAFKNENVANTQNIIDPIKEKEILDLELILKDLDTVNKIIQRADREAKTGSKEAVNKHIFFQKIKNLLEQGKILTEQSFAPEELPFIQEYQLLTLKPRLYLLNGEAKEVSLEILKKFKEKNWPYLIMNIKNEFEAGDLSAEERAALGLPKESEMDILIKKAYVLLNLITFLTTGEDETRAWTTVRGAQAPQAGGVIHSDFEKNFIRAEVINWRDLVSAGGFSEARAKGLIRTEGKEYVIQDGDVIEIKHGA; encoded by the coding sequence ATGACAATAATAAAATTGTCTTTGTCCATCGGCATTGTTGGCTTGCCCAATGTCGGCAAATCAACTTTATTTCAAACCTTAACTAAAAAAGAAGTAGATCGGGCGAACTACCCTTTCTGCACCATTGATCCCAATGTGGGCGTGGTTGTGGTACCCGATGAACGGGTAGACAAACTCGCCAACCTTACCCATTCCGCCAAAAAAATATATACCACAATTGAATTTGTGGATATTGCCGGCTTAGTCGCTGGCGCGCATAAAGGCGAAGGTTTAGGCAATCAATTTTTAGCCCATATCCGCGAAGTGGACGCCATTATTTATATCCTGCGCGCTTTTAAGAATGAAAACGTCGCAAACACGCAAAATATTATTGACCCTATTAAAGAAAAGGAGATTCTAGATTTAGAGCTAATTTTAAAAGATTTAGACACAGTAAATAAAATTATACAAAGAGCGGACAGGGAAGCGAAAACCGGAAGTAAAGAGGCGGTCAATAAACACATTTTTTTTCAAAAAATAAAAAATCTCCTTGAGCAGGGCAAAATCTTAACCGAACAAAGCTTTGCTCCGGAAGAATTACCTTTCATCCAAGAATATCAGCTCCTGACGCTGAAACCCAGGCTGTATCTTTTGAACGGCGAAGCAAAAGAAGTGTCATTAGAAATATTAAAAAAGTTTAAAGAGAAAAACTGGCCTTATCTTATTATGAATATTAAAAATGAATTTGAAGCAGGGGATTTAAGCGCGGAGGAACGCGCCGCTTTAGGACTGCCCAAGGAATCGGAGATGGATATTTTAATCAAAAAAGCCTACGTGCTTTTAAATCTCATTACCTTTCTGACAACCGGAGAAGATGAGACGCGCGCTTGGACTACTGTGCGAGGCGCTCAAGCCCCTCAAGCGGGCGGCGTAATTCATAGTGACTTTGAAAAAAACTTTATCCGCGCCGAGGTGATTAATTGGCGGGATTTAGTGAGCGCCGGCGGCTTTTCCGAAGCCCGCGCCAAAGGGCTAATCCGAACCGAAGGTAAAGAATATGTTATTCAAGACGGCGATGTGATTGAGATTAAACACGGCGCATAA